The proteins below come from a single Miscanthus floridulus cultivar M001 chromosome 1, ASM1932011v1, whole genome shotgun sequence genomic window:
- the LOC136450489 gene encoding protein ARABIDILLO 2-like isoform X1: MIAALIAALLGLCVAVAVAAAEKRRRRVGGAGDDAAAWAGLSQGIGQDHGGHWCISSSSSCSGVQEMSFRGGDEEEETAEELLERVRGMVPPAAAAARAARGFPGRWKAIAAKLDALPACLSDLSSHPCFARNALCRELLQSVAATLADAAELAARCREPPADGKLRTQSAVDALSGRLDLGLRDCALLVKTGVLSDAAGPSPSTPAEEAAAAAAAPSVDVRELLARLQIGHAEAKGRAVDGLLDALRRDERSVLAALGRASVSAMVQLLTASAPVVREKAATVVCQAAESGGAACEALLVTEGVLPPLIRLAESGSLVAREKAVLTLQRLSASSPDVARAVVGHGGAGALVEICQTGDSVSQTASAGALRNLSAVPEVRQALADEGVVRVMVGLLDRCAVAGAKEHAAECLQNLTSGNDGLRHAVVSEGGLRSLLLYLDGPLLQEPAVSALRNLVGAVSPDSLVALGVLPRLVHVLRVGSIGAQQAAAAAICRISSSAEMKRAVGEHGCIPLLVRLLEDKSNGAREVAAQALASLVSCPANAREMKKDDNCVPGLVQLLDPSPANTAKKYAIAGLLTLSGTKRCKKVMVSHGAIGYLKKLSDMDVAGAKKLHERLEGGRLRSMFSRQ; encoded by the exons ATGATTGCAGCCTTGATCGCAGCTCTGCTGGGGCTctgcgtcgccgtcgccgtcgctgcaGCGGAGAAGAGACGTCGGCGAGTCGGCGGCGCCGGAGACGACGCGGCGGCGTGGGCCGGACTAAGCCAAGGGATTGGCCAAG ATCACGGCGGACACTggtgcatcagcagcagcagcagttgcagcgGAGTCCAAGAAATGAGCTTCCGTGggggcgacgaggaggaggagacggcggAGGAGCTGCTGGAGCGTGTCCGGGGCATGGTGCcgccggcggctgcggcggcgcgggcggcgcgCGGGTTCCCGGGCCGGTGGAAGGCGATCGCCGCGAAGCTGGACGCGCTCCCGGCGTGCCTGTCCGACCTGTCCAGCCACCCTTGCTTCGCCAGGAACGCGCTGTGCCGGGAGCTGCTGCAGTCCGTGGCCGCCACGCTAGCCGACGCGGCCGAGCTCGCGGCGCGGTGCCGGGAGCCGCCGGCGGACGGGAAGCTGAGGACGCAGAGCGCCGTCGACGCGCTGTCCGGGAGGCTCGACCTCGGCCTCCGGGACTGCGCGCTGCTCGTCAAGACCGGCGTGCTGTCGGACGCCGCCGGCCCGTCCCCGTCCACGCCGGCGGAggaggctgcggctgcggctgcggccccGTCCGTGGACGTCCGGGAGCTGCTCGCGAGGCTGCAGATCGGGCACGCCGAGGCCAAGGGCCGGGCCGTGGACGGGCTGCTGGACGCGCTGCGCAGGGACGAGCGGAGCGTGCTGGCGGCGCTCGGCCGCGCCAGCGTCTCCGCGATGGTGCAGCTACTCACGGCGTCGGCGCCCGTGGTCCGGGAGAAGGCCGCCACCGTCGTGTGCCAGGCCGCGGAGTCGGGCGGCGCCGCCTGCGAGGCGCTGCTCGTGACCGAGGGCGTCCTGCCGCCGCTAATCAGGCTGGCGGAGTCCGGCAGCCTCGTGGCGCGCGAGAAGGCCGTGCTCACGCTGCAGCGCCTGTCCGCGTCGTCGCCTGACGTCGCGCGCGCGGTCGTCGGACACGGTGGCGCCGGCGCGCTCGTCGAGATCTGCCAGACGGGGGACTCCGTCTCCCAGACCGCCTCGGCCGGCGCGCTCAGGAACCTCTCGGCGGTGCCGGAGGTGCGGCAGGCGTTGGCGGACGAAGGAGTCGTCCGCGTCATGGTCGGACTGCTGGACCGCTGCGCCGTGGCGGGCGCCAAGGAGCACGCCGCCGAGTGCTTGCAGAACCTCACGTCCGGCAACGACGGCTTGCGGCACGCCGTCGTGTCGGAGGGCGGGCTGCGCAGCCTGCTGCTCTACCTGGACGGCCCGCTGCTGCAGGAGCCAGCCGTGAGCGCGCTCCGGAACCTCGTGGGCGCCGTCTCGCCCGACAGTCTCGTGGCGCTCGGCGTGCTGCCGCGGCTGGTCCACGTGCTCAGGGTCGGGTCGATTGGCGCGCAgcaggcggcggccgcggcgatcTGCCGGATCTCCAGCTCCGCCGAGATGAAGCGCGCCGTCGGCGAGCACGGCTGCATCCCGCTGCTGGTGCGCTTGCTGGAGGACAAGTCGAACGGCGCGCGCGAGGTGGCCGCGCAGGCGCTGGCGAGCCTGGTGAGCTGCCCTGCCAACGCCCGGGAGATGAAGAAGGACGACAATTGTGTGCCCGGCCTGGTGCAGCTGCTGGACCCGAGCCCAGCCAACACGGCTAAGAAGTACGCCATCGCCGGCCTCCTCACGCTCTCGGGGACCAAGCGATGCAAGAAGGTTATGGTCTCGCACGGCGCCATTGGGTACCTCAAGAAGCTCTCCGACATGGACGTGGCCGGCGCCAAGAAGCTGCACGAGAGGCTGGAGGGCGGCAGGCTACGTAGCATGTTCAGTAGGCAGTAG
- the LOC136450489 gene encoding protein ARABIDILLO 2-like isoform X2 has product MSFRGGDEEEETAEELLERVRGMVPPAAAAARAARGFPGRWKAIAAKLDALPACLSDLSSHPCFARNALCRELLQSVAATLADAAELAARCREPPADGKLRTQSAVDALSGRLDLGLRDCALLVKTGVLSDAAGPSPSTPAEEAAAAAAAPSVDVRELLARLQIGHAEAKGRAVDGLLDALRRDERSVLAALGRASVSAMVQLLTASAPVVREKAATVVCQAAESGGAACEALLVTEGVLPPLIRLAESGSLVAREKAVLTLQRLSASSPDVARAVVGHGGAGALVEICQTGDSVSQTASAGALRNLSAVPEVRQALADEGVVRVMVGLLDRCAVAGAKEHAAECLQNLTSGNDGLRHAVVSEGGLRSLLLYLDGPLLQEPAVSALRNLVGAVSPDSLVALGVLPRLVHVLRVGSIGAQQAAAAAICRISSSAEMKRAVGEHGCIPLLVRLLEDKSNGAREVAAQALASLVSCPANAREMKKDDNCVPGLVQLLDPSPANTAKKYAIAGLLTLSGTKRCKKVMVSHGAIGYLKKLSDMDVAGAKKLHERLEGGRLRSMFSRQ; this is encoded by the coding sequence ATGAGCTTCCGTGggggcgacgaggaggaggagacggcggAGGAGCTGCTGGAGCGTGTCCGGGGCATGGTGCcgccggcggctgcggcggcgcgggcggcgcgCGGGTTCCCGGGCCGGTGGAAGGCGATCGCCGCGAAGCTGGACGCGCTCCCGGCGTGCCTGTCCGACCTGTCCAGCCACCCTTGCTTCGCCAGGAACGCGCTGTGCCGGGAGCTGCTGCAGTCCGTGGCCGCCACGCTAGCCGACGCGGCCGAGCTCGCGGCGCGGTGCCGGGAGCCGCCGGCGGACGGGAAGCTGAGGACGCAGAGCGCCGTCGACGCGCTGTCCGGGAGGCTCGACCTCGGCCTCCGGGACTGCGCGCTGCTCGTCAAGACCGGCGTGCTGTCGGACGCCGCCGGCCCGTCCCCGTCCACGCCGGCGGAggaggctgcggctgcggctgcggccccGTCCGTGGACGTCCGGGAGCTGCTCGCGAGGCTGCAGATCGGGCACGCCGAGGCCAAGGGCCGGGCCGTGGACGGGCTGCTGGACGCGCTGCGCAGGGACGAGCGGAGCGTGCTGGCGGCGCTCGGCCGCGCCAGCGTCTCCGCGATGGTGCAGCTACTCACGGCGTCGGCGCCCGTGGTCCGGGAGAAGGCCGCCACCGTCGTGTGCCAGGCCGCGGAGTCGGGCGGCGCCGCCTGCGAGGCGCTGCTCGTGACCGAGGGCGTCCTGCCGCCGCTAATCAGGCTGGCGGAGTCCGGCAGCCTCGTGGCGCGCGAGAAGGCCGTGCTCACGCTGCAGCGCCTGTCCGCGTCGTCGCCTGACGTCGCGCGCGCGGTCGTCGGACACGGTGGCGCCGGCGCGCTCGTCGAGATCTGCCAGACGGGGGACTCCGTCTCCCAGACCGCCTCGGCCGGCGCGCTCAGGAACCTCTCGGCGGTGCCGGAGGTGCGGCAGGCGTTGGCGGACGAAGGAGTCGTCCGCGTCATGGTCGGACTGCTGGACCGCTGCGCCGTGGCGGGCGCCAAGGAGCACGCCGCCGAGTGCTTGCAGAACCTCACGTCCGGCAACGACGGCTTGCGGCACGCCGTCGTGTCGGAGGGCGGGCTGCGCAGCCTGCTGCTCTACCTGGACGGCCCGCTGCTGCAGGAGCCAGCCGTGAGCGCGCTCCGGAACCTCGTGGGCGCCGTCTCGCCCGACAGTCTCGTGGCGCTCGGCGTGCTGCCGCGGCTGGTCCACGTGCTCAGGGTCGGGTCGATTGGCGCGCAgcaggcggcggccgcggcgatcTGCCGGATCTCCAGCTCCGCCGAGATGAAGCGCGCCGTCGGCGAGCACGGCTGCATCCCGCTGCTGGTGCGCTTGCTGGAGGACAAGTCGAACGGCGCGCGCGAGGTGGCCGCGCAGGCGCTGGCGAGCCTGGTGAGCTGCCCTGCCAACGCCCGGGAGATGAAGAAGGACGACAATTGTGTGCCCGGCCTGGTGCAGCTGCTGGACCCGAGCCCAGCCAACACGGCTAAGAAGTACGCCATCGCCGGCCTCCTCACGCTCTCGGGGACCAAGCGATGCAAGAAGGTTATGGTCTCGCACGGCGCCATTGGGTACCTCAAGAAGCTCTCCGACATGGACGTGGCCGGCGCCAAGAAGCTGCACGAGAGGCTGGAGGGCGGCAGGCTACGTAGCATGTTCAGTAGGCAGTAG
- the LOC136450513 gene encoding dihydrodipicolinate reductase-like protein CRR1, chloroplastic isoform X1 — protein MVSLCHPIRIRACGNTARRKNAAAKVLCSVQQTPPPAAAQSTIKVVIVGATKEIGRTAVLAVSKARGMELAGAIDSQCIGEDAGQISGTDEPLEIPVLNDLTMVLGSIAQSRATGVVVDFSEPSAVYDNVKQAAAFGLSSVVYVPKIELDTVTELSAFCEKASMGCLVAPTLSIGSVLLQQAAIQASFHYSNVEIVESRPNPSDLPSQDAIQIANNISDLGQIYNREDMDSSSPARGQLLGEDGVRVHSMVLPGLVSSTSINFSCPGEIYTLRHDVANVQCLMPGLLLAIRKVVRLKNLIYGLEKFL, from the exons ATGGTTTCCCTATGCCATCCGATTCGGATCCGAGCATGCGGGAACACCGCGAGGAGGAAGAATGCTGCAGCGAAGGTCCTCTGCTCCGTGCAGCaaacgccgccgccggcggcggcccaGAGCACGATCAAG GTTGTTATCGTTGGGGCCACGAAAGAGATTGGTAGGACGGCCGTTCTTGCGGTGAGCAAGGCTAGGGGAATGGAGCTCGCAGGGGCGATCGATTCTCAGTGCATTGGCGAGGACGCAGGACAG ATAAGTGGTACGGACGAGCCATTGGAGATCCCTGTGCTGAACGACCTCACCATGGTTCTGGGCTCCATAGCACAG TCGAGGGCAACTGGCGTGGTTGTCGATTTCAGCGAGCCTTCAGCTGTTTACGACAATGTAAAGCAG GCAGCGGCGTTTGGTTTAAGCAGCGTTGTCTACGTTCCTAAAATTGAGTTAGATACAGTAACTGAACTGTCAGCATTTTGCGAGAAGGCAAGCATG GGTTGCTTGGTTGCACCAACATTATCAATTGGCTCTGTGCTCCTTCAACAAGCTGCTATACAGGCCTCATTCCACTACAGCAATGTTGAGATTGTGGAATCAAGACCAAACCCATCG GATCTGCCTTCGCAAGATGCAATACAGATTGCAAATAACATATCAGATCTTGGTCAGATATACAACAGGGAAGATATGGATTCCAGCAGTCCA GCCAGAGGCCAACTGCTTGGGGAAGACGGAGTGCGTGTGCATAGTATGGTTCTCCCTGGTCTCGTTTCCAGCACATCAATCAACTTCTCATGCCCAGGAGAG ATTTACACCTTACGGCATGATGTTGCAAATGTTCAATGCCTGATGCCAGGACTACTCCTGGCAATACGGAAGGTGGTACGGTTGAAG AACTTGATTTATGGCCTAGAGAAGTTCTTGTAG
- the LOC136450513 gene encoding dihydrodipicolinate reductase-like protein CRR1, chloroplastic isoform X2 — MREHREEEECCSEGPLLRAANAAAGGGPEHDQGTPSLCTVVIVGATKEIGRTAVLAVSKARGMELAGAIDSQCIGEDAGQISGTDEPLEIPVLNDLTMVLGSIAQSRATGVVVDFSEPSAVYDNVKQAAAFGLSSVVYVPKIELDTVTELSAFCEKASMGCLVAPTLSIGSVLLQQAAIQASFHYSNVEIVESRPNPSDLPSQDAIQIANNISDLGQIYNREDMDSSSPARGQLLGEDGVRVHSMVLPGLVSSTSINFSCPGEIYTLRHDVANVQCLMPGLLLAIRKVVRLKNLIYGLEKFL; from the exons ATGCGGGAACACCGCGAGGAGGAAGAATGCTGCAGCGAAGGTCCTCTGCTCCGTGCAGCaaacgccgccgccggcggcggcccaGAGCACGATCAAGGTACTCCATCACTGTGCACG GTTGTTATCGTTGGGGCCACGAAAGAGATTGGTAGGACGGCCGTTCTTGCGGTGAGCAAGGCTAGGGGAATGGAGCTCGCAGGGGCGATCGATTCTCAGTGCATTGGCGAGGACGCAGGACAG ATAAGTGGTACGGACGAGCCATTGGAGATCCCTGTGCTGAACGACCTCACCATGGTTCTGGGCTCCATAGCACAG TCGAGGGCAACTGGCGTGGTTGTCGATTTCAGCGAGCCTTCAGCTGTTTACGACAATGTAAAGCAG GCAGCGGCGTTTGGTTTAAGCAGCGTTGTCTACGTTCCTAAAATTGAGTTAGATACAGTAACTGAACTGTCAGCATTTTGCGAGAAGGCAAGCATG GGTTGCTTGGTTGCACCAACATTATCAATTGGCTCTGTGCTCCTTCAACAAGCTGCTATACAGGCCTCATTCCACTACAGCAATGTTGAGATTGTGGAATCAAGACCAAACCCATCG GATCTGCCTTCGCAAGATGCAATACAGATTGCAAATAACATATCAGATCTTGGTCAGATATACAACAGGGAAGATATGGATTCCAGCAGTCCA GCCAGAGGCCAACTGCTTGGGGAAGACGGAGTGCGTGTGCATAGTATGGTTCTCCCTGGTCTCGTTTCCAGCACATCAATCAACTTCTCATGCCCAGGAGAG ATTTACACCTTACGGCATGATGTTGCAAATGTTCAATGCCTGATGCCAGGACTACTCCTGGCAATACGGAAGGTGGTACGGTTGAAG AACTTGATTTATGGCCTAGAGAAGTTCTTGTAG
- the LOC136450500 gene encoding F-box protein At4g00755-like isoform X2, whose product MRPMETEEEDSGGWDFLDWLGPDTSTTVFHLLDDPADLARVGAVSRSWRRFVIENGFSKRLCRRICPEAASFTRAVVVTRSPPPAASASASESSQDAECRAREGEHAAYSYLLGVLVSAKPAMDLIMRCVGASSTDFFPDESMENTLVPHEWVNHRHSYWSSGGKDDPDAPESLTYRLSSDLCLIDEIRVRPYKAAFQNGHPIYSSKAVRIRLGHSKLDPGTATFVSAENENLTAIADENYTWTYTSPEFPMLQENVLQTFKLPRPALCIGGIVKIELLGRLQKQSTDDSVCHVQVMGRSLSPDLMIDISDPADYSNLKYLPGAGNLRPEDLLSSDAKEDSSDWRSLVSRYRQVRELAMVYMLLGPVQFVDEQDEAEGDLLHML is encoded by the exons ATGCGCCCGAtggagacggaggaggaggacagcGGCGGCTGGGACTTCCTCGACTGGCTCGGCCCCGACACCTCCACCACCGTCTTCCACCTCCTCGACGACCCCGCCGACCTCGCCCGCGTCGGCGCCGTCTCCCGCTCCTGGCGCCGATTCG TGATCGAGAACGGATTCAGCAAGCGCCTGTGTCGGCGGATATGCCCGGAGGCCGCCAGCTTCACCCGCGCGGTCGTGGTGACCCgttcgccgccgcccgccgcgtccgcgtccgcgtccgAGTCCAGCCAGGACGCCGAGTGCAGGGCCCGCGAGGGGGAGCACGCGGCCTACTCCTACCTCCTCGGCGTGCTCGTTTCCGCCAAGCCGGCCATGGACCTCATCATGCGCTGCGTCGGcgcctccagcaccgacttctTCCCCGACGAGAGCATGGAGAACACGCTCGTGCCGCATGAATGGGTGAACCACCGCCACTCCTACTGGTCCAGCGGCGGCAAGGACGACCCCGACGCCCCCGAGAGCTTGACCTACAGGCTCTCCTCTGATCTCTGCCTGATTGATGAGATCAGGGTGCGCCCGTACAAAG CTGCTTTTCAGAATGGCCATCCGATTTACTCTTCCAAGGCGGTGAGAATCCGGCTGGGTCATTCCAAGCTTGATCCTGGAACAGCGACTTTTGTTTCGGCTGAGAATGAGAACCTGACAGCTATTGCTGATGAAAACTACACGTGGACATACACGTCGCCAGAGTTTCCTATGCTTCAG GAAAATGTGTTGCAAACCTTCAAGCTTCCGCGCCCTGCCCTTTGCATTGGTGGTATAGTGAAGATTGAACTTCTGGGGAGATTACAGAAACAATCTACAGATGATAG TGTCTGCCATGTCCAAGTGATGGGGCGCTCGCTTTCACCAGATTTAATGATAGACATCTCCGATCCTGCTGATTACTCAAACCTCAAGTATTTGCCGGGTGCCGGTAACTTGCGCCCAGAAGACCTACTGAGCAGTGACGCCAAGGAGGACTCATCGGACTGGCGCTCGCTTGTTTCTAGGTACAGGCAGGTGAGGGAACTGGCGATGGTGTATATGCTTCTTGGACCTGTGCAGTTTGTAGATGAACAAGACGAAGCTGAGGGAGACCTGCTGCACATGTTGTAG
- the LOC136450500 gene encoding F-box protein At4g00755-like isoform X1, with the protein MRPMETEEEDSGGWDFLDWLGPDTSTTVFHLLDDPADLARVGAVSRSWRRFVIENGFSKRLCRRICPEAASFTRAVVVTRSPPPAASASASESSQDAECRAREGEHAAYSYLLGVLVSAKPAMDLIMRCVGASSTDFFPDESMENTLVPHEWVNHRHSYWSSGGKDDPDAPESLTYRLSSDLCLIDEIRVRPYKAAFQNGHPIYSSKAVRIRLGHSKLDPGTATFVSAENENLTAIADENYTWTYTSPEFPMLQENVLQTFKLPRPALCIGGIVKIELLGRLQKQSTDDRYYICVCHVQVMGRSLSPDLMIDISDPADYSNLKYLPGAGNLRPEDLLSSDAKEDSSDWRSLVSRYRQVRELAMVYMLLGPVQFVDEQDEAEGDLLHML; encoded by the exons ATGCGCCCGAtggagacggaggaggaggacagcGGCGGCTGGGACTTCCTCGACTGGCTCGGCCCCGACACCTCCACCACCGTCTTCCACCTCCTCGACGACCCCGCCGACCTCGCCCGCGTCGGCGCCGTCTCCCGCTCCTGGCGCCGATTCG TGATCGAGAACGGATTCAGCAAGCGCCTGTGTCGGCGGATATGCCCGGAGGCCGCCAGCTTCACCCGCGCGGTCGTGGTGACCCgttcgccgccgcccgccgcgtccgcgtccgcgtccgAGTCCAGCCAGGACGCCGAGTGCAGGGCCCGCGAGGGGGAGCACGCGGCCTACTCCTACCTCCTCGGCGTGCTCGTTTCCGCCAAGCCGGCCATGGACCTCATCATGCGCTGCGTCGGcgcctccagcaccgacttctTCCCCGACGAGAGCATGGAGAACACGCTCGTGCCGCATGAATGGGTGAACCACCGCCACTCCTACTGGTCCAGCGGCGGCAAGGACGACCCCGACGCCCCCGAGAGCTTGACCTACAGGCTCTCCTCTGATCTCTGCCTGATTGATGAGATCAGGGTGCGCCCGTACAAAG CTGCTTTTCAGAATGGCCATCCGATTTACTCTTCCAAGGCGGTGAGAATCCGGCTGGGTCATTCCAAGCTTGATCCTGGAACAGCGACTTTTGTTTCGGCTGAGAATGAGAACCTGACAGCTATTGCTGATGAAAACTACACGTGGACATACACGTCGCCAGAGTTTCCTATGCTTCAG GAAAATGTGTTGCAAACCTTCAAGCTTCCGCGCCCTGCCCTTTGCATTGGTGGTATAGTGAAGATTGAACTTCTGGGGAGATTACAGAAACAATCTACAGATGATAGGTATTACATATG TGTCTGCCATGTCCAAGTGATGGGGCGCTCGCTTTCACCAGATTTAATGATAGACATCTCCGATCCTGCTGATTACTCAAACCTCAAGTATTTGCCGGGTGCCGGTAACTTGCGCCCAGAAGACCTACTGAGCAGTGACGCCAAGGAGGACTCATCGGACTGGCGCTCGCTTGTTTCTAGGTACAGGCAGGTGAGGGAACTGGCGATGGTGTATATGCTTCTTGGACCTGTGCAGTTTGTAGATGAACAAGACGAAGCTGAGGGAGACCTGCTGCACATGTTGTAG
- the LOC136509307 gene encoding F-box protein PP2-A13-like, translated as MGAGASDLAGVEPRGKVARAGLGDLPELCAAEVLLRLGAPDVCRLARLNRAFRGAAAADFVWEAKLPGNYGRLLRFVDDAEEGGSGRDWSAVGKKDVFARLAKPVPFDGGKREFWLEKSKGGICMALSSKALVITGIDDRRYWINMPTAESRFQSIAYLQQIWWFEVVGEVDFCFPAGTYSLYFRLHLGKSSTRFGRRICSSEQVHGWDKKPVRFQFSTSDGQHAVSQCYLDEPGSWILYHVGDFVASCSEESIKLKFSLAQIDCTHTKGGLCVDSVLIYPKGFEPERVIKAQK; from the exons ATGGGCGCGGGCGCGTCGGACCTGGCGGGCGTGGAGCCCCGCGGCAAGGTCGCGCGCGCCGGGCTGGGCGACCTCCCGGAGCTGTGCGCTGCGGAGGTGCTGCTCCGCCTCGGCGCGCCGGACGTCTGCCGGCTCGCGCGGCTCAACCGCGCTTTCCGCGGCGCCGCGGCCGCGGACTTCGTGTGGGAGGCGAAGTTGCCCGGGAACTACGGCCGTCTCCTGCGCTTCGTCGATGACGCCGAGGAGGGAGGGAGTGGCCGAGATTGGAGCGCGGTGGGGAAGAAGGACGTCTTTGCGAGGCTCGCCAAGCCTGTGCCGTTTGACGGTGGGAAAAGG GAATTCTGGTTGGAGAAGAGTAAAGGTGGGATTTGCATGGCGCTGTCGTCGAAAGCGCTGGTCATAACAGGGATTGATGATAGAAGATACTGGATTAACATGCCAACCGCTGAATCTAG GTTCCAGTCCATTGCATATCTCCAGCAAATCTGGTGGTTTGAGGTGGTTGGAGAGGTCGATTTCTGCTTCCCTGCAGGGACCTACAGTCTGTACTTCAGGCTCCATCTTGGCAAGTCCTCAACACGTTTTGGCCGCCGTATTTGTAGCTCGGAGCAAGTCCATGGCTGGGACAAGAAGCCTGTACGGTTCCAGTTCTCCACATCGGATGGCCAGCACGCCGTGTCCCAGTGTTACTTAGATGAGCCTGGAAGCTGGATCTTGTACCACGTCGGCGATTTCGTTGCATCATGCTCTGAAGAATCAATCAAGCTGAAATTCTCACTAGCTCAAATCGACTGTACTCATACAAAAGGCGGTCTGTGCGTCGATTCAGTGCTAATATATCCCAAGGGCTTTGAGCCAGAAAGGGTGATCAAGGCTCAGAAATGA
- the LOC136509315 gene encoding COP9 signalosome complex subunit 1-like, with protein sequence MDVEGEVPAAAAAAVANGLGGAEEASAAPVSAEQLDVEAYAAQYSGRTRLARLLFIADRCGVEAMQLEALRMAYDVIKRGEDVQLHRDVAAKIGGRLGPRFGLDQAWVDAVTRRADQRKEKLDNELNGYRTNLIKESIRMGYNDIGDFFYAHGQLSDAFKSYIRTRDYCTTSKHIVQMCMNVILVSIELGQYAHVSNYVSKAEQTPDSLDPIIVAKLKAAAGLANLETKKYKLAARKFVDTGIELGNNYSEVIAPQDVAVYGALCALASFDRSDLKSKVIDNINFRNFLELVPEVRELVNDFYASRYGSCLGHLEKLKPNLLLDIHLHEHVETLYMDIRYKAIIQYTLPFISVDLNTMATAFKTSVTMLEKELAALITENKIQARIDSHNKILYARHADQRNATFQRVLQTGNDFERDVKSMLLRANLLKHDYIQKTSGPRKM encoded by the exons ATGGACGTCGAGGGCGAGGtccccgccgcggcggcggcggcggtggcaaacGGCCTGGGCGGCGCGGAGGAGGCCTCTGCGGCGCCGGTCTCGGCCGAGCAGCTGGACGTGGAGGCGTACGCGGCGCAGTACTCGGGCCGGACCCGCCTCGCGCGCCTCCTCTTCATCGCGGACCGGTGCGGGGTGGAGGCGATGCAGCTGGAGGCGCTGCGGATGGCGTACGACGTGATCAAACGCGGGGAGGACGTGCAGCTCCACCGCGACGTCGCCGCCAAGATCGGCGGCCGCCTCGGCCCGCGCTTCGGCCTCGACCAGGCGTGGGTCGACGCCGTCACCCGCCGCGCCGATCAGCGCAAGGAGAAGCTCGATAACGAGCTCAATGGATACAGG ACAAACCTGATCAAAGAGAGCATCAGAATGGGCTACAATGACATTGGTGATTTCTTCTATGCCCATGGCCAACTTTCGGATGCCTTCAAAAGCTACATCAGGACTCGGGACTATTGCACCACTTCCAAACATATAGTTCAGATGTGCATGAATGTGATTCTGGTTAGCATTGAGCTGGGGCAATATGCACATGTTTCAAACTATGTCAGCAAAGCAGAGCAAACCCCAGACTCTCTGGATCCTATCATTGTCGCAAAGCTGAAGGCAGCTGCAGGATTAGCCAACTTGGAAACAAAGAAATACAAACTTGCTGCTCGTAAG TTTGTTGATACAGGAATTGAACTGGGAAACAACTACTCTGAAGTCATAGCTCCTCAAGATGTGGCGGTCTATGGTGCACTTTGTGCACTTGCTTCTTTTGACCGTTCAGACCTGAAG AGCAAAGTCATCGACAATATCAACTTCCGTAACTTTCTGGAGCTGGTGCCTGAAGTAAGGGAGCTGGTTAATGATTTTTATGCAAG TCGCTATGGATCTTGCTTGGGCCATCTTGAGAAGCTAAAGCCTAACCTGCTCCTGGATATCCATTTGCACGAGCATGTAGAGACTCTGTATATGGATATTCGCTACAAAGCGATCATACAGTACACACTTCCCTTTATATCCGTTGATCTCAACACGATGGCAACTGCCTTTAAGACTTCTGTCACCATGCTGGAGAAGGAGCTGGCCGCATTGATTACTGAGAACAAAATACAG GCCCGGATAGACTCCCACAACAAGATCCTCTACGCAAGGCATGCTGACCAGAGAAATGCAACTTTCCAACGTGTCCTTCAAACCGGCAATGACTTTGAGAGAGATGTCAAGTCCATGCTTCTGCGGGCCAACCTCCTCAAGCATGATTACATTCAGAAGACGAGTGGACCAAGGAAGATGTAA